A region of Staphylococcus sp. IVB6181 DNA encodes the following proteins:
- a CDS encoding MFS transporter: MNIKSINLLLFDVISSVGSKIFSFACAFYILHTTQTSAMYSIFLALIVISTVLSQPIFGVLTDKYNNKRIIFVSQIINVIALIIFIPLYQSFFHYILIIGIILNLTDGAISLVVNANIKNISQNDMERFISLRQSYNLAISILSPIIGGFLIAFIHIKYLAMLNVATEAIAILIMYFLTIDRVTVSNNNNSMFSDFKEGLAYLLRNNTFIRFMMIGVILNFLVNAVIVGVPVISIQTWHISSEQFGIVESATTIGMFSMSLLLSVFPIKKKLKGPFQISMLLMFFSILFLGVSLLIQPNPFQGFIILFLVYLINGIALPLTNIPYSIFLQTYIDENYKGRVLSLNQSIVLCITPLSLLIFGFLLNYTQAGLFIAIAVFVFIILCYFTVAFKKDENLQ; this comes from the coding sequence ATGAATATAAAGTCTATCAATTTGCTTCTATTTGATGTTATTTCGTCAGTAGGATCTAAAATCTTTAGCTTTGCCTGTGCTTTTTATATTTTGCATACAACACAAACATCGGCTATGTATTCTATTTTCTTAGCACTGATTGTTATTTCAACGGTCTTGAGTCAACCAATATTCGGAGTATTGACTGACAAATATAATAATAAAAGAATTATATTTGTTTCTCAAATCATTAATGTTATTGCACTCATCATTTTCATTCCGCTATATCAATCATTTTTCCACTATATATTAATCATAGGTATCATTTTAAACTTAACCGATGGTGCGATTAGTTTAGTTGTGAATGCAAATATCAAAAATATTTCACAAAATGATATGGAGCGATTCATCTCATTAAGACAAAGCTATAATTTAGCTATTAGCATTTTATCTCCAATCATCGGTGGTTTCCTTATAGCTTTTATCCATATTAAATATCTAGCAATGTTGAATGTTGCGACAGAAGCAATTGCGATTTTAATTATGTATTTTTTAACCATTGATCGTGTAACAGTTTCTAATAATAACAATAGCATGTTTTCAGATTTTAAAGAAGGACTCGCGTATCTCCTAAGAAACAATACTTTTATTCGTTTCATGATGATTGGCGTAATCCTTAACTTTTTAGTGAATGCTGTAATTGTAGGCGTACCGGTAATTTCTATCCAAACATGGCATATTAGTTCTGAGCAATTTGGTATTGTTGAATCAGCGACAACGATTGGCATGTTTAGTATGTCATTACTTTTATCTGTTTTCCCAATTAAGAAAAAGTTGAAAGGGCCATTCCAAATCTCAATGTTACTAATGTTCTTTTCAATTTTGTTTCTAGGTGTCTCTTTATTAATCCAACCGAATCCATTTCAAGGATTTATTATCTTATTCTTAGTTTATCTAATCAACGGCATCGCATTACCCTTAACAAACATCCCGTACTCTATTTTTTTGCAAACGTACATTGACGAAAATTATAAAGGCCGTGTCTTATCATTAAACCAGTCCATTGTTCTATGTATCACACCTTTATCATTATTGATTTTTGGATTTTTGCTTAACTACACACAAGCCGGTTTATTTATAGCTATTGCTGTTTTTGTCTTTATTATCTTGTGCTACTTCACAGTTGCTTTTAAAAAGGATGAAAATCTTCAATAA
- a CDS encoding ABC transporter ATP-binding protein, with amino-acid sequence MDKKTILEVNELKQYYPIKGGFFRRTVGQVKAVDGISFRINEGETMGLVGESGCGKSSAGRSILRLQTPTGGTVTFNGEDITHIKGHKLREARKGFQMIFQDPYASLNPLQMVGDIVGEPIKNYNKLSKAELEKEVKGLLAKVGLHPEDYYKYAHEFSGGQRQRVGIARALALKPKLIILDEPVSALDVSVQSQVLNLLDDLQKEFNLSYLFIAHDLSVVKHVSDYIGVMYLGHIVEQGPADEIYNHPKHPYTQALISAIPEIDPTKRKTRILLTGDLPSPANPATGFPFHTRCPIAQEACKINQPEYKEVSKDHFVSCLLIEEEVEK; translated from the coding sequence ATGGATAAAAAGACAATCTTAGAAGTAAATGAACTTAAACAATATTATCCAATTAAAGGCGGATTTTTTCGCAGAACAGTCGGACAAGTCAAAGCGGTAGATGGTATCAGTTTTAGAATTAATGAAGGAGAGACTATGGGGCTCGTAGGAGAATCAGGCTGCGGTAAATCATCTGCTGGGAGAAGTATTTTGAGGTTGCAGACACCTACGGGCGGTACAGTAACTTTTAATGGCGAAGATATTACGCATATTAAAGGGCATAAACTAAGAGAAGCGCGCAAGGGATTTCAAATGATTTTCCAAGATCCTTATGCTTCGCTTAACCCGCTGCAAATGGTAGGAGACATTGTCGGTGAACCGATAAAAAACTATAATAAGCTGTCTAAAGCAGAATTAGAAAAAGAAGTAAAAGGACTTTTAGCAAAAGTAGGACTGCACCCAGAGGATTATTATAAATATGCACATGAATTTTCAGGCGGACAAAGACAGAGAGTCGGTATTGCACGTGCGTTAGCGCTTAAACCTAAATTAATTATTTTAGACGAACCTGTAAGTGCGTTAGATGTTTCCGTACAATCTCAAGTACTGAATTTATTAGATGATTTGCAAAAAGAATTTAACCTCAGCTACTTATTCATTGCGCATGATTTAAGTGTCGTTAAGCATGTAAGTGATTATATCGGTGTGATGTATCTTGGTCATATTGTTGAGCAAGGACCGGCAGACGAAATATATAATCATCCAAAACATCCTTATACACAAGCTTTGATTTCAGCAATACCGGAAATTGATCCGACAAAAAGAAAAACGAGAATTTTATTAACAGGAGATTTACCTTCACCTGCAAATCCTGCGACAGGATTTCCTTTCCATACAAGGTGTCCGATTGCGCAAGAAGCTTGCAAAATTAATCAACCCGAATATAAAGAAGTCAGCAAAGATCATTTTGTATCTTGCTTGCTGATTGAGGAAGAGGTGGAAAAATGA
- a CDS encoding TIGR00282 family metallophosphoesterase — MRILFIGDIVGKVGRNAITTYLPKLKKHYRPTATIVNAENAAHGKGLTEKIYKQLLREGVDFMTMGNHTYGQRQIYEFIDDAKRMVRPANFPDEAPGVGMRYMQINDTKLAVINLQGRAFMQDIDDPFKKADALIEAAQKETPYIFVDFHAETTSEKNAMGWYLDGRASAVVGTHTHIQTSDNRILPNGTGYITDVGMTGYYDGILGINRDEVIYRFISSLPQRHVVPDEGREVLSGVIIDLDKNGKTKNIERILINEDNPFEMI, encoded by the coding sequence TTGAGAATATTATTTATCGGCGACATCGTAGGCAAAGTAGGGCGCAATGCGATTACTACATATTTGCCTAAATTAAAGAAACATTACCGTCCGACCGCAACTATTGTCAATGCGGAAAATGCGGCACACGGTAAAGGTCTGACTGAAAAGATTTATAAACAGTTATTAAGAGAGGGCGTTGACTTTATGACGATGGGCAACCATACGTATGGACAACGTCAAATTTATGAATTTATCGATGATGCAAAACGTATGGTGCGACCTGCCAATTTCCCTGATGAAGCACCAGGTGTCGGTATGCGCTATATGCAGATCAATGATACGAAACTTGCGGTAATTAATCTGCAAGGCCGTGCGTTTATGCAAGATATTGATGACCCGTTTAAGAAAGCAGATGCATTAATTGAAGCAGCACAAAAAGAAACGCCTTATATCTTTGTGGACTTTCATGCGGAAACAACATCAGAGAAAAATGCTATGGGCTGGTATTTAGACGGCCGTGCAAGTGCTGTTGTGGGCACACATACACATATTCAAACTTCAGATAACCGTATTTTGCCGAATGGTACAGGTTACATCACAGATGTAGGAATGACTGGTTATTATGATGGAATATTAGGCATTAATCGTGATGAAGTCATCTATCGTTTTATTTCAAGTCTGCCTCAGCGTCATGTTGTACCAGACGAAGGCAGAGAAGTATTATCCGGAGTTATTATTGATTTAGATAAAAACGGCAAAACAAAAAATATTGAACGTATTTTAATTAACGAAGATAATCCTTTTGAAATGATTTAA
- a CDS encoding 2-oxoacid:acceptor oxidoreductase subunit alpha: MKSQVSWKVGGQQGEGIESTGEIFATAMNREGYYLYGYRHFSSRIKGGHTNNKIRVSNTPVHAISDDLDILVAFDQETIEINHHEMRDDSVIIADAKAKPSKPEDCKAQLIVLPFTDIAKELGTKLMKNMVAIGATCAIMDLDIKSFESLIDNTFGKKGESIVEMNIQALHAGYEAMKEQMTDLEGDFHLEASQSEPHLYMIGNDAVGLGAISAGSKFMAAYPITPASEIMEYMIDNLPKVGGTVIQTEDEIAAATMAIGANYAGVRAFTASAGPGLSLMMESIGLSGMTETPLVIVNTQRGGPSTGLPTKEEQSDLMQMIYGTHGDIPKIVLAPTDAEDSFYLTVEAFNLAEEYQCPVIILSDLQLALGKQTVEQLDFNRVEIKRGELLQGDIEREEDDKAYFKRYALTASGVSPRPIPGVKGGIHHVTGVEHSQDGKPSESAQNRQEQMDKRMRKTENLLISEPVVDDQAYDDADILYIGFISTKGAIQEGKARLEQEGVKVNHLQIKQLHPFPTEIVQEAVDKAKKVVVVEHNYQGQLANILKMNVNVHQKLVKQTKYDGTPFLPHEIEDKGLEIAKETEGVVTGGNI; this comes from the coding sequence ATGAAATCACAAGTATCTTGGAAAGTTGGCGGACAACAAGGTGAAGGAATTGAATCGACTGGAGAAATCTTTGCCACAGCAATGAATCGTGAAGGTTATTACCTCTACGGATACAGACATTTCTCAAGCCGAATTAAAGGCGGCCATACCAATAATAAAATCAGAGTATCCAATACACCTGTGCATGCAATCAGTGATGATTTAGATATTTTAGTAGCGTTTGATCAAGAAACGATTGAAATCAATCATCATGAAATGCGTGACGACAGTGTGATTATTGCGGATGCTAAAGCAAAACCGTCTAAACCTGAAGATTGCAAAGCCCAACTTATCGTACTGCCTTTTACTGATATCGCAAAAGAACTTGGTACAAAACTTATGAAAAACATGGTGGCTATCGGTGCAACGTGTGCCATTATGGATTTAGATATTAAGTCCTTTGAGTCATTAATTGACAACACATTCGGTAAAAAAGGCGAAAGTATTGTTGAAATGAATATTCAAGCCTTACATGCAGGCTATGAAGCAATGAAAGAACAAATGACAGACTTAGAAGGAGATTTCCATTTAGAAGCAAGTCAATCAGAACCTCACTTATATATGATCGGCAACGATGCAGTCGGCTTAGGTGCTATTTCAGCAGGATCTAAATTTATGGCAGCTTATCCGATTACACCTGCTTCAGAAATCATGGAATATATGATTGATAACTTACCGAAAGTCGGCGGTACAGTGATTCAAACAGAAGATGAAATTGCGGCGGCTACAATGGCTATCGGCGCAAACTATGCAGGTGTGCGTGCATTCACAGCTTCAGCAGGTCCCGGTCTTTCATTGATGATGGAATCTATCGGTCTTTCAGGTATGACTGAAACACCTTTAGTGATTGTCAATACACAACGCGGAGGTCCTTCAACAGGATTGCCTACCAAAGAAGAACAATCAGATTTAATGCAAATGATTTACGGTACACATGGTGATATTCCTAAGATTGTATTAGCACCAACAGATGCGGAAGATTCATTCTATTTAACAGTAGAAGCTTTCAACTTAGCTGAAGAATATCAATGCCCAGTTATCATTTTAAGCGACTTGCAGTTGGCATTAGGCAAACAAACAGTAGAACAGCTTGATTTCAATCGCGTTGAAATCAAACGCGGCGAATTACTGCAAGGCGATATTGAACGTGAAGAAGATGACAAAGCTTACTTTAAACGTTATGCGCTTACAGCAAGCGGTGTTTCTCCGCGTCCTATCCCAGGCGTTAAAGGCGGTATTCACCATGTAACTGGTGTTGAACACAGCCAAGACGGCAAACCTAGTGAGTCTGCACAAAACCGCCAAGAACAAATGGATAAACGTATGCGTAAAACTGAAAACTTATTAATCAGCGAACCGGTTGTAGATGATCAAGCTTATGATGATGCAGATATTTTATATATCGGATTTATTTCTACAAAAGGCGCAATTCAAGAAGGGAAAGCAAGACTTGAACAAGAAGGGGTTAAAGTCAACCACTTGCAAATCAAGCAACTGCATCCATTCCCGACAGAAATCGTACAAGAAGCGGTCGATAAAGCTAAAAAAGTCGTAGTTGTTGAACATAACTACCAAGGACAACTAGCAAATATCTTGAAAATGAATGTAAATGTCCATCAAAAACTTGTAAAACAAACAAAATACGATGGTACACCATTCTTACCGCATGAAATTGAAGATAAAGGTTTAGAAATTGCCAAAGAAACTGAAGGAGTGGTTACAGGTGGCAACATTTAA
- a CDS encoding YeiH family protein: MKVIRQKSFAFGIIFTLIIALISMLLAQLPLLENLGALTIAILFAIVYRHLKGYPETVRSGIEFSAKRLLKVAIVLYGLKLNINEIITQGRTLLLVDICVVIFSIGFIVLLNKWMKGDKQIGLLLGIGTGICGAAAIAATSSILKSKEKDTALSVGIIALIGTLFSLVYTVISSIFHISPELYGAWSGSSLHEIAHVVLAAGFAGEASLKIGLLAKLGRVFLLIPVSLILLFIMRFKSQNSNEKAAIEIPYFLIGFVIASLINTYLPLPEVWMSCLNFISTLLIIMAMVGLGLNVALKDIKDRAGIPLIAIVIASLLLSVLVFITLSLLHI; this comes from the coding sequence ATGAAAGTCATCAGACAAAAATCTTTTGCATTTGGAATAATCTTCACACTGATCATAGCGCTAATCAGTATGTTATTAGCCCAATTGCCTCTGTTAGAAAATTTAGGTGCACTGACTATCGCTATCTTATTTGCGATTGTGTACCGTCATTTAAAGGGCTATCCGGAAACTGTAAGATCGGGTATTGAGTTTTCAGCGAAACGTCTATTAAAAGTTGCGATTGTACTCTACGGGCTCAAACTCAATATCAATGAAATCATTACACAAGGACGTACCTTGTTATTAGTGGATATCTGTGTCGTGATATTCAGCATCGGATTTATCGTTTTATTAAACAAATGGATGAAAGGCGATAAACAAATCGGTCTCTTATTAGGTATCGGCACAGGTATTTGCGGTGCGGCTGCGATTGCGGCGACATCATCTATTTTAAAATCAAAAGAAAAAGACACTGCTTTAAGTGTCGGAATTATTGCCTTGATCGGAACACTGTTTTCATTAGTGTATACCGTCATCAGTTCTATTTTTCATATCTCGCCTGAACTTTATGGTGCTTGGTCAGGCAGCAGTTTGCATGAAATTGCTCATGTTGTATTAGCTGCTGGATTTGCGGGTGAAGCATCATTAAAAATCGGATTACTCGCTAAATTAGGCAGAGTCTTCTTATTAATACCAGTCAGTTTGATTTTGCTTTTTATCATGAGATTCAAATCACAAAATTCAAACGAAAAAGCTGCTATAGAAATTCCTTACTTCTTAATCGGATTCGTTATTGCCTCTTTAATTAATACGTATCTGCCGTTGCCAGAAGTATGGATGTCATGCTTAAACTTTATTTCTACATTACTTATTATTATGGCAATGGTCGGCTTAGGTTTAAATGTCGCACTCAAAGATATTAAAGACCGTGCAGGCATACCGCTTATCGCAATTGTGATTGCCTCTCTATTGCTTTCAGTACTTGTTTTTATCACATTATCTCTGCTCCACATATAA
- a CDS encoding LysR family transcriptional regulator, whose product MDPFKVLIEVVKTKSYTKAAQNLYTSQPSISRDIKRLENEYDVKVFEFKYSNMRLTRDGEKLFHYALQKRRLEERLIKDLKQAPHTISGELTIGSSYTYGEYRLAEHLADLALKYPQLHIHVRLDNSEHVIEHLKNNVIDLGIVEKEIQDNALNKMKIEHDELVLIRKKGQPFESADTFFIREKGSGTRAYQEKGIEKLGLNDVFLVEMNNTTLIKNMVRRGMGISIISSTTLTPYDHQKLMVVPVDIQRDFYLFAHKNKYIDDNLRIVIDHLKEA is encoded by the coding sequence ATGGATCCTTTTAAAGTATTAATTGAGGTTGTGAAAACGAAAAGTTATACCAAAGCTGCACAGAATTTATATACCTCGCAGCCTTCCATCAGCAGAGATATCAAGCGATTGGAAAATGAATATGATGTAAAAGTATTTGAGTTCAAGTACTCGAATATGCGTTTGACGAGAGACGGTGAAAAGCTGTTTCATTATGCACTTCAAAAACGCCGTTTAGAAGAACGTTTAATCAAAGATTTAAAACAAGCGCCGCATACTATTTCGGGTGAACTGACAATCGGAAGCAGTTATACGTATGGAGAATATCGTTTGGCTGAGCATTTAGCAGATTTGGCTTTAAAATATCCTCAGCTTCATATTCATGTAAGATTGGACAACTCTGAACATGTGATTGAACATTTGAAAAATAATGTGATTGATTTAGGAATAGTAGAAAAGGAAATTCAAGATAATGCGTTAAATAAAATGAAAATCGAACATGATGAATTGGTCTTAATTCGTAAAAAAGGTCAACCGTTTGAATCAGCTGATACTTTCTTTATCAGAGAAAAGGGTTCAGGTACCAGAGCCTACCAAGAAAAAGGGATTGAAAAACTAGGGTTGAATGATGTTTTTCTAGTTGAGATGAATAATACAACATTGATAAAGAATATGGTGAGAAGAGGAATGGGGATTTCTATTATTTCATCTACGACACTCACACCTTATGATCATCAGAAATTGATGGTGGTGCCTGTTGATATTCAACGCGACTTTTATCTGTTTGCGCATAAGAACAAATATATTGATGACAATTTAAGGATTGTGATTGATCACTTGAAGGAAGCGTAA
- a CDS encoding MTH1187 family thiamine-binding protein has translation MQDTLMSIQVIPKTPNGEDVIPYVDEAIAIIEQSGLEFRVNPLETTVQGTMSECLILIQNINDRMVELKVPSIISQVKFYHVPTGITMDDLTAKYD, from the coding sequence ATGCAAGACACTTTAATGAGTATTCAAGTCATACCGAAAACACCAAATGGCGAAGACGTTATTCCATATGTTGATGAAGCAATTGCGATTATCGAACAATCAGGCTTAGAGTTTCGTGTTAATCCTTTAGAAACTACTGTACAAGGAACGATGAGCGAATGCTTGATATTAATTCAAAATATCAATGATCGAATGGTTGAATTAAAAGTTCCAAGTATCATCAGCCAAGTGAAATTCTACCATGTGCCTACAGGTATTACTATGGATGATTTAACAGCTAAATACGATTAA
- a CDS encoding 2-oxoacid:ferredoxin oxidoreductase subunit beta, with translation MATFKDFRNNVKPNWCPGCGDFSVQAAIQKAAANVGLEPEEVALITGIGCSGRLSGYINSYGLHAIHGRALPIAQGVKMANKDLTVICSGGDGDGYAIGMGHTIHALRRNMNITYIVMDNQIYGLTKGQTSPSSAPGFVTKTTPKGNIEQNVAPLELALSSGATFVGQGFSSDIKGLTSLIEEAINHDGFSFVNVFSPCVTYNKVNTYDWFKENLVSVDDLEDFDPSDKNKATQAVIENESLLTGIVYQDKETPSYESQVEAMSGEPLAKQDISIDQAQFDELTKQFI, from the coding sequence GTGGCAACATTTAAAGATTTTAGAAATAACGTGAAACCCAACTGGTGTCCAGGGTGCGGTGACTTCTCAGTACAAGCAGCGATTCAAAAAGCAGCTGCGAATGTCGGATTAGAACCTGAAGAAGTAGCGTTAATTACAGGTATCGGTTGTTCCGGCCGTTTATCAGGTTATATCAATTCATACGGTCTGCACGCAATTCATGGTCGTGCTTTGCCGATTGCACAAGGCGTTAAAATGGCGAACAAAGATTTAACAGTGATTTGTTCTGGCGGCGACGGTGATGGTTATGCAATCGGTATGGGTCATACGATTCATGCTTTACGCCGTAACATGAACATTACGTATATTGTTATGGATAACCAAATCTATGGATTGACTAAAGGTCAAACTTCACCTTCATCAGCACCAGGTTTTGTGACAAAAACAACGCCTAAAGGCAATATTGAACAAAACGTAGCACCTTTAGAACTTGCTTTATCATCTGGTGCAACATTTGTCGGACAAGGATTCTCAAGTGATATTAAAGGGCTCACATCATTAATTGAAGAAGCAATCAACCATGACGGCTTCTCATTCGTCAATGTGTTCTCACCTTGTGTCACATACAATAAAGTCAATACGTATGATTGGTTTAAAGAAAATCTTGTGTCAGTAGATGACTTAGAAGATTTTGACCCTTCAGATAAAAATAAAGCAACACAAGCAGTCATTGAAAACGAATCATTACTGACTGGAATTGTTTATCAAGATAAAGAAACACCTTCATATGAATCTCAAGTAGAAGCTATGAGCGGCGAACCTTTAGCAAAACAAGATATCAGTATTGATCAAGCACAATTTGACGAATTAACTAAACAATTTATCTAA
- a CDS encoding type II toxin-antitoxin system YoeB family toxin encodes MTKEKKEVDKATRQEQLLNKIAHNYLEGQQVDPSIHYNNEAETQKGYEARMYLLKNEANRSHLAHCIRDYINGHLVKVLVNDQQLIDFTETANNDHTHFKSLNGQLIAHFNRAIQQIKGKIPFDEDNYPVPLYVKRISEGGFKVLKLDEIHRLVYKEIGHRLIIISCYYHTV; translated from the coding sequence ATGACGAAAGAGAAAAAAGAAGTTGATAAAGCGACGAGGCAAGAACAATTATTAAATAAAATTGCACATAATTATTTAGAAGGGCAGCAAGTGGATCCTTCCATTCACTATAATAATGAAGCTGAAACACAAAAAGGTTATGAAGCACGCATGTATTTACTTAAAAATGAAGCGAACCGCAGCCATTTGGCACATTGTATCAGAGATTACATCAATGGACACTTGGTTAAAGTCCTCGTGAACGACCAGCAATTAATCGATTTTACTGAAACCGCAAATAACGACCATACCCACTTTAAAAGCTTAAATGGTCAATTGATTGCACACTTCAACAGAGCGATTCAACAAATTAAAGGCAAGATCCCTTTTGATGAAGATAATTACCCTGTTCCGTTATATGTTAAAAGAATCAGTGAAGGCGGCTTTAAAGTTTTGAAACTGGATGAAATTCATCGACTTGTATATAAAGAAATCGGCCATCGCTTAATCATCATCAGTTGTTATTATCATACAGTTTAA
- a CDS encoding ISL3 family transposase has translation MTHCIAKILDYKGKNITFSDDVQEVYFNLVRTLLFKGTLTYTPDCCEKCGAVNENHRIVKNGKRKTMIKLMKIQGSPSYLELKKQRFFCRSCHSSFVAKTNFVKKHHNFCNKLALHILYQSHENRSCKGIAYDNDVSSASVIRYINKTANSVKLGPFNELPKHIMVDEFKSVKNVVGKMSFIFCDGDTHQIVDILPDRRKRALFAYFIRFDREVRKRVETVTTDMYSPYISLFKQLFPNAKIILDRFHLVQALNRELNRVRIRIMNEKRHKDGKYYRKLKHYWKLILKPSESLNSTLYKDNKLFPGLESEKSMINFILGESPELKDVYDKVNALRTSIKTNENHKLTHQILKYLKDRNTDGGLKRVLKSFRNFLPEIMNALNHPGRSNGPIEAINNNIKVLKRIAYGYRNFYNFRNRILIKFKLLAKKKHRFHTPLPKAA, from the coding sequence ATGACACATTGTATAGCAAAAATACTTGATTATAAAGGGAAAAATATTACTTTTTCTGATGATGTTCAGGAAGTTTACTTTAACTTGGTAAGAACTTTACTATTTAAAGGCACTTTGACATACACACCAGATTGTTGTGAAAAATGCGGAGCAGTAAATGAAAACCATAGAATAGTAAAGAATGGTAAAAGAAAAACGATGATAAAGCTTATGAAGATTCAAGGTAGTCCCAGTTATTTAGAGCTCAAAAAACAAAGGTTCTTTTGTCGTTCATGCCATTCATCATTTGTAGCAAAGACGAATTTTGTGAAAAAACATCATAATTTCTGTAATAAATTAGCGCTGCATATTCTGTATCAAAGCCATGAGAATAGGTCTTGCAAAGGCATTGCTTACGATAACGATGTTAGTTCTGCTTCTGTAATACGTTATATTAATAAAACTGCAAATAGTGTTAAGTTAGGTCCATTTAATGAACTGCCCAAACATATCATGGTGGATGAATTCAAAAGTGTTAAAAATGTAGTAGGTAAAATGAGTTTTATATTTTGTGATGGTGATACGCATCAAATCGTAGATATTTTACCTGATCGTAGAAAGCGTGCATTATTTGCTTATTTTATCCGGTTTGATAGAGAAGTAAGAAAAAGAGTTGAAACAGTTACAACCGATATGTACAGCCCATATATTTCTTTATTTAAGCAGTTATTTCCAAATGCGAAAATCATTTTAGATCGATTTCACCTTGTTCAAGCATTAAATAGAGAACTCAATAGAGTTCGTATCAGGATAATGAATGAAAAAAGACATAAGGATGGCAAATACTATAGAAAACTTAAACATTATTGGAAGCTTATTCTTAAACCTTCCGAATCCTTGAATAGTACGCTTTATAAAGATAACAAGCTTTTCCCTGGATTAGAATCAGAAAAATCAATGATAAATTTTATTTTGGGTGAAAGCCCAGAGTTAAAGGATGTCTATGACAAAGTAAATGCGCTTCGTACATCAATAAAGACCAATGAAAATCATAAATTAACTCATCAAATTCTTAAATACCTTAAGGATAGAAATACTGATGGCGGACTTAAAAGAGTACTTAAAAGCTTTAGAAATTTTTTACCAGAAATTATGAATGCATTAAATCATCCTGGTCGCTCAAACGGCCCTATAGAAGCTATAAATAACAACATTAAAGTACTAAAAAGAATCGCTTATGGATACAGAAATTTCTATAACTTCAGAAATAGAATTCTAATCAAATTCAAGCTATTAGCTAAGAAAAAACATCGCTTCCATACCCCATTGCCTAAAGCAGCTTAA